In the genome of Cellvibrio sp. KY-YJ-3, one region contains:
- a CDS encoding universal stress protein, giving the protein MTETISYKHIIIGVDLSEDCPAVIRRAAGIANTCNAKLTIAHVLEPIAFAYGGDMPVDLSGVQEQQVQKAEADLAQLAASSPYPIQQRHVLVGQPAAELHYLAEQESADLIVVGSHGRKGFSLLLGSTPNSVLHGATCDVLAVLVKKQTSDS; this is encoded by the coding sequence ATGACAGAAACAATTAGCTACAAGCATATTATTATCGGTGTCGATCTTTCCGAAGATTGCCCCGCCGTGATTCGACGCGCAGCGGGGATAGCCAACACCTGTAATGCAAAACTGACTATTGCCCATGTGCTTGAGCCTATTGCATTTGCTTACGGCGGTGATATGCCGGTCGATTTAAGCGGCGTGCAAGAACAACAAGTACAGAAAGCGGAGGCTGATTTAGCGCAATTGGCCGCATCCAGCCCCTACCCTATCCAGCAGCGCCATGTGTTAGTCGGCCAACCTGCTGCCGAGCTACATTATTTAGCGGAACAGGAATCAGCTGACTTAATTGTGGTGGGCAGTCACGGCCGCAAAGGGTTTTCACTCTTACTTGGTTCTACCCCTAATAGTGTTTTACACGGTGCGACCTGCGACGTGTTGGCCGTGCTCGTCAAAAAACAAACCAGCGATTCCTAA